In the genome of Leptolyngbya subtilissima AS-A7, one region contains:
- the nblR gene encoding response regulator transcription factor NblR: protein MGTSIADQGTHILLVGTNEGQIRQMEFDLQESGYHPVVASSAKAGLALATESHPALVVVDRLLGGESGLALCQTLRSQGIKSPIVLLMAKDSLEDRVACLECGADDYFLKPYRADAFLKIVQLYLQSAPGEVEHLRFGDLTLDLDNRQALRGDRVIELTMKEFELLKYMMEHPREVLPREQILENVWGYDFVGESNVIEVYVRYLRLKIDGEDDKRLIQTVRGVGYVLRES from the coding sequence ATGGGCACATCTATCGCCGATCAGGGCACCCACATTTTGCTGGTGGGCACCAACGAGGGCCAAATTCGCCAGATGGAGTTTGACCTCCAAGAGTCCGGCTATCATCCCGTAGTGGCCAGCAGTGCTAAGGCAGGCCTTGCCCTAGCGACTGAGAGCCACCCGGCGCTAGTTGTAGTCGATCGCTTACTGGGGGGCGAGTCGGGGCTGGCGCTGTGCCAAACCCTGCGCAGCCAGGGCATCAAATCGCCGATTGTGCTGCTGATGGCCAAAGACAGCCTCGAAGACCGGGTAGCCTGCCTCGAGTGCGGCGCCGACGACTACTTTCTCAAACCCTACCGCGCCGACGCCTTCTTAAAAATTGTGCAGCTCTACCTGCAGTCAGCCCCAGGAGAGGTCGAGCACCTGCGCTTTGGCGACCTGACGCTGGACTTAGACAATCGCCAAGCGCTGCGGGGCGATCGCGTCATTGAGCTGACGATGAAAGAATTTGAGCTGCTCAAATATATGATGGAGCACCCCCGCGAGGTGCTGCCCCGCGAGCAGATTTTGGAGAATGTCTGGGGCTACGACTTTGTGGGTGAGTCGAATGTGATTGAGGTTTATGTACGCTACCTGCGCCTTAAAATTGACGGCGAAGACGACAAGCGCCTGATTCAGACCGTGCGGGGTGTGGGGTACGTGCTGCGGGAGAGTTAG
- the ctpC gene encoding carboxyl-terminal processing protease CtpC, protein MTFAKRGLILGATAVAVAAVTVTGAGIHLSQSKAFFEESPKELIDQVWQLIDRNFVDATFNQVDWDAVRTDYLGRNYADQEEAYGAIREMLEKLEDPYTRFMDPEEFRSMQIDTSGELTGVGIQISQDEESKEIVVVAPIEDTPAFDAGIRPQDVILAIDGESTEGMELNDAVSKIRGTVGSEVTLTLRRGEEQLEFSMVRARIEIHPVRYNVQAGPEGQVGYIRLNQFSANAAEEMGAAIDDLEGQGVTGYVLDLRSNPGGLLYSSIDIARMWIDNGIIVSTVNRQGVVDEETANSRALTDKPLVVLVDGGSASASEILSGALRDNERAVLVGTRTFGKGLVQSVRSLGDGSGVAITVAKYLTPDGTDINKSGIEPDISIELTEEQQEELSTNREAIGTEADPQYAAALEALSTEIKEARAGDSVTTAPGN, encoded by the coding sequence ATGACATTTGCAAAGCGCGGACTGATCCTAGGTGCCACGGCCGTTGCTGTGGCGGCGGTAACTGTAACCGGCGCTGGGATTCACCTGTCCCAAAGCAAAGCTTTCTTTGAAGAAAGCCCAAAGGAACTGATTGATCAAGTTTGGCAGCTGATTGACCGCAATTTCGTCGATGCTACCTTTAACCAGGTCGATTGGGATGCGGTGCGGACAGACTACCTGGGGCGGAACTATGCCGACCAGGAAGAAGCCTATGGCGCCATCCGCGAGATGCTAGAAAAGCTGGAAGATCCCTACACCCGCTTCATGGATCCTGAAGAGTTTCGCAGCATGCAGATTGACACCTCCGGCGAACTCACCGGGGTTGGTATTCAAATCTCTCAGGATGAAGAGAGCAAAGAAATAGTCGTCGTAGCTCCCATCGAAGACACCCCGGCCTTCGACGCGGGCATTCGCCCCCAAGATGTGATTTTGGCCATTGATGGCGAATCCACCGAGGGCATGGAGCTCAACGATGCAGTGAGCAAAATTCGTGGCACCGTTGGCTCTGAGGTTACCCTCACCCTGCGCCGGGGCGAAGAACAATTGGAATTCTCCATGGTGCGTGCGCGCATCGAAATCCATCCGGTGCGCTACAACGTGCAGGCTGGCCCTGAGGGACAGGTAGGCTATATTCGCCTCAACCAGTTCAGCGCTAATGCCGCCGAAGAAATGGGTGCTGCCATCGACGATCTCGAAGGTCAGGGAGTAACGGGCTACGTGCTCGACCTGCGCTCGAACCCTGGTGGGTTGCTGTACTCCAGCATTGACATCGCCCGCATGTGGATCGACAACGGCATTATTGTGTCGACGGTGAACCGCCAGGGGGTGGTGGATGAAGAAACCGCCAACAGCCGCGCCTTGACCGATAAGCCCCTCGTGGTGCTGGTTGACGGTGGCTCGGCCAGCGCCAGCGAAATTTTGTCGGGGGCTCTAAGAGATAACGAGCGGGCGGTTTTGGTGGGCACTCGCACCTTCGGCAAGGGTCTGGTGCAGTCGGTGCGCAGCCTGGGCGATGGCTCTGGGGTGGCTATCACGGTGGCCAAGTACCTCACCCCCGACGGCACCGACATTAACAAGTCTGGCATTGAGCCCGACATTTCGATCGAGCTGACCGAAGAGCAGCAGGAAGAACTTTCAACGAATCGCGAGGCTATCGGCACCGAAGCCGACCCTCAATATGCGGCGGCATTGGAAGCGTTAAGCACCGAAATTAAGGAAGCCCGCGCTGGCGACAGCGTCACGACGGCACCGGGCAACTAG
- a CDS encoding lipopolysaccharide assembly protein LapA domain-containing protein has product MIRLVFALVPAVWVIAIAIIAVQNATPVSIQLLTLQSIAIPFGVLLAFCVAAGMVAAALVLLVLGGNPLRAPRRQKRSEP; this is encoded by the coding sequence ATGATTAGACTTGTGTTTGCCCTGGTACCCGCGGTCTGGGTGATTGCGATCGCCATTATCGCCGTGCAAAACGCCACCCCTGTCTCCATTCAATTGCTGACCCTGCAATCGATCGCGATTCCCTTTGGGGTGCTGCTGGCCTTTTGTGTCGCCGCTGGTATGGTGGCCGCTGCCCTGGTGCTGCTGGTGCTGGGAGGAAATCCCCTGCGAGCACCTCGCCGTCAAAAAAGGTCTGAGCCGTAG
- the rplI gene encoding 50S ribosomal protein L9 — translation MAKRVQVVLTEDVRKLGYNGDLVDVAPGYARNYLIPNGKAVRTTPGVLKQVERRREAQKQRLLEIKQEAEATKTALTTIGMFTIQKPVGENEAIFGTVTSADVADVIKSLADKEVDRRDISLPDINKLGEYQAEVKLHPEVTAVVNLRVVAE, via the coding sequence ATGGCAAAACGGGTACAGGTAGTTCTCACAGAAGATGTTCGCAAGCTGGGCTATAACGGCGACTTGGTAGATGTGGCCCCTGGCTATGCACGTAATTATCTTATCCCTAACGGGAAAGCGGTGCGCACTACCCCCGGCGTGCTAAAGCAAGTAGAGCGTCGGCGCGAGGCGCAAAAGCAGCGGTTGCTAGAGATTAAGCAGGAGGCCGAAGCCACCAAGACGGCATTGACCACCATCGGCATGTTCACCATTCAAAAGCCTGTGGGTGAAAACGAAGCCATTTTTGGTACCGTCACCTCTGCTGATGTGGCCGACGTGATCAAGTCGCTGGCGGACAAAGAAGTCGATCGCCGCGATATTTCGCTCCCCGACATCAACAAGTTGGGCGAATACCAGGCTGAAGTGAAGCTACACCCCGAAGTGACTGCTGTTGTCAACCTGCGGGTAGTTGCCGAATAA
- the dnaG gene encoding DNA primase, with product MDTPRLHPDTIEAVRDRADIVDVVSQHVVLKKQGKDFVGLCPFHEDKSPSFSVSPGKQFYYCFSCGAGGNAFKFLMELNKRSFADVVLDLAQRYQVPVTTLEPAKRQELQRQLTLREQLYEILALTAKFYEHALQQIDGATALAYLYERGLSDATIQQFQLGFAPGGWQTLYGYLVEQKHYPVELVEKAGLIVPRQKGDGYYDRFRDRLMIPIRDGQSRVIGFGGRALGDEKPKYLNSPDTELFDKGKTLYGLDLARAAIAKDDCAIVVEGYFDVIALHAAGLENSVAALGTALNAAQVRQLLRYTESKQILLNFDADAAGVKAAQRAIGEVEDMAYRGDVQLRVLNIPDGKDPDEFLRHHSAAAYRDLIEAAPLWIDWQINNLIGGKDLRQADQFQQTSQAVVKLLSDIANADTRTHYVRYCAEIFSNGDSRLVPLLAENLVTQVRRQRRTTSSEAPTRSAPATTPSASSLEQAEAALLRIFLHDAAHRDEIRQVLEDRDLQFSYSHHRALWRQMQRLLSESDDPRVDLVNLLRNQLADTGLATTPLQALLHLSEKTKRDVIRASLIVRAAAACMEKNLCEKRYRHFLALWEKTDCTTAPEQFAEYQRQIYAEKRRIEALEKDRQVSFEDLATMPWVGEQYDSLDR from the coding sequence ATGGATACCCCTCGCCTCCACCCCGACACTATCGAAGCGGTGCGCGATCGCGCCGATATTGTCGATGTGGTCTCCCAGCATGTGGTGCTGAAAAAGCAGGGTAAAGATTTTGTCGGCCTCTGCCCTTTCCACGAAGACAAGTCGCCCAGCTTTAGCGTCAGCCCCGGCAAGCAGTTTTACTACTGCTTTTCCTGCGGAGCCGGGGGCAACGCCTTTAAGTTCTTGATGGAGCTGAACAAGCGCTCCTTTGCCGACGTGGTGCTCGATCTAGCTCAGCGCTATCAAGTGCCGGTCACCACCCTAGAACCAGCAAAACGACAGGAGCTTCAGCGGCAGCTCACCCTGCGGGAGCAGCTCTACGAGATTTTGGCCCTGACGGCTAAATTTTATGAGCACGCCCTCCAGCAGATCGACGGGGCCACGGCCCTAGCCTACCTCTACGAGCGGGGCCTGAGCGACGCTACCATTCAGCAGTTTCAGCTGGGGTTTGCCCCGGGGGGGTGGCAGACCCTCTATGGCTACCTGGTTGAGCAAAAGCACTACCCCGTCGAGCTAGTGGAAAAGGCGGGGCTGATTGTGCCTCGCCAAAAAGGGGATGGCTACTACGATCGCTTCCGCGATCGCCTGATGATTCCCATTCGCGATGGGCAGAGCCGAGTGATTGGCTTTGGCGGCCGCGCCCTGGGCGACGAAAAGCCCAAATATCTCAACTCGCCCGACACCGAGCTGTTTGACAAGGGCAAGACTCTGTATGGGCTGGATTTAGCACGGGCGGCGATCGCCAAAGATGACTGCGCCATCGTTGTCGAAGGCTATTTCGACGTCATTGCTCTCCACGCCGCAGGGCTCGAGAACTCTGTCGCCGCCCTGGGCACGGCCTTAAACGCCGCCCAGGTGCGCCAGCTGCTGCGCTACACCGAATCCAAACAAATTTTGCTCAACTTCGACGCCGATGCCGCTGGAGTCAAGGCGGCCCAGCGGGCGATCGGCGAGGTCGAAGATATGGCATACCGGGGTGACGTGCAGCTGCGGGTGCTCAACATTCCCGACGGCAAAGACCCCGACGAGTTTCTGCGGCACCACAGCGCTGCCGCTTACCGAGATTTGATTGAGGCCGCCCCCCTCTGGATTGACTGGCAGATCAATAACCTGATTGGCGGCAAAGATCTGCGCCAGGCCGACCAGTTTCAGCAGACCAGCCAGGCGGTGGTCAAGCTGCTCAGTGATATCGCCAACGCCGATACCCGCACCCACTACGTGCGCTACTGCGCCGAAATCTTTAGCAACGGCGACAGCCGCTTAGTGCCTTTGCTGGCTGAAAACCTCGTTACCCAGGTACGCCGCCAGCGCCGGACGACCTCATCAGAAGCGCCTACCCGATCTGCCCCTGCCACCACCCCCAGCGCCAGTTCCCTAGAACAGGCCGAGGCCGCCCTGTTGCGTATTTTTCTCCACGATGCTGCTCACCGCGACGAAATTCGTCAGGTGCTCGAAGACCGCGACCTGCAATTTAGCTACTCTCACCACCGGGCCCTGTGGCGGCAGATGCAGCGACTGCTCAGCGAATCTGACGATCCCAGAGTTGATTTGGTCAACCTATTACGTAACCAACTCGCTGATACTGGCCTGGCTACCACGCCCCTGCAAGCCCTACTGCACCTCAGCGAAAAGACCAAACGCGACGTGATCCGCGCCTCCCTAATCGTTCGCGCCGCCGCCGCCTGCATGGAAAAGAACCTTTGCGAAAAGCGCTACCGCCACTTCCTTGCCCTGTGGGAAAAGACTGACTGCACCACCGCCCCCGAGCAGTTCGCCGAGTACCAGCGCCAAATCTACGCCGAAAAACGCCGTATCGAAGCTCTAGAGAAAGATCGCCAGGTCAGCTTCGAAGATCTAGCGACCATGCCCTGGGTTGGCGAGCAATACGATTCTCTCGATCGATAG
- a CDS encoding FAD-dependent oxidoreductase, whose translation MPRVAIVGAGPTGATLAFMLAQRGIPVTLIEAARDFQRQFRGEGLMPSGLDALTQMGLDPLLKTVPHRPLSAWEFWLNDRRLFRADEPLGASRPCTLVSQPPLLEALVQAAQREPNFEWIAGTAVKDLLWQNVDEASQSENRVTGIQLADGRTIAADLVIGADGRASAIRQKAGLTLETQPKSIDVLWFKLPTPPGYAADNRFCTVVKKGRVFSLFHGAEEGKMHLAWAIAPDEPTEQKDWATTFAALVPPEFVEHFQSAGESISSPMRLSVLVGRCPRWHRPGLLLLGDAAHPMSPVRAQGINLALRDAIAAANHLIPVLKTTDAAAPDLTALDRALACIQAEREPEIIQAQKLQAHEAGRGELLRRSGILRQGLSTFSPILGPLVKQVWTQQQRPLREGMTTVRLQS comes from the coding sequence ATGCCTAGAGTTGCGATCGTTGGCGCTGGCCCTACCGGAGCCACCCTAGCCTTCATGCTGGCCCAACGCGGCATCCCCGTTACCCTAATTGAAGCCGCCCGCGACTTTCAGCGTCAGTTTCGCGGTGAGGGGCTGATGCCCAGCGGCCTCGATGCCCTCACCCAAATGGGGCTAGACCCACTGCTGAAGACAGTGCCTCATCGCCCCCTCAGCGCCTGGGAATTTTGGCTCAACGATCGCCGCCTATTCCGTGCCGACGAGCCCTTGGGGGCATCCCGTCCCTGCACCCTAGTTTCCCAACCGCCGCTGTTAGAAGCCTTAGTGCAAGCTGCCCAGCGCGAACCCAATTTTGAATGGATAGCCGGAACCGCCGTGAAGGATCTGCTCTGGCAGAACGTTGACGAAGCCTCCCAAAGCGAAAATCGTGTCACTGGCATTCAACTTGCCGATGGCCGCACCATAGCCGCTGATCTGGTGATTGGAGCCGACGGTCGTGCCTCCGCAATTCGCCAAAAAGCCGGGCTAACGCTAGAAACTCAGCCCAAAAGTATCGATGTGCTCTGGTTTAAGTTGCCCACGCCACCAGGCTATGCCGCCGACAATCGCTTTTGCACTGTGGTTAAAAAGGGACGAGTTTTCAGCCTCTTCCACGGAGCGGAAGAGGGCAAAATGCACCTCGCCTGGGCGATCGCCCCCGACGAACCCACCGAGCAGAAAGACTGGGCCACTACCTTCGCTGCCCTGGTACCACCAGAGTTCGTGGAACACTTCCAATCGGCGGGAGAGAGTATCTCATCTCCCATGCGGCTCTCGGTTCTGGTTGGTCGCTGCCCCCGCTGGCACCGTCCCGGTCTGCTGCTGCTGGGTGACGCCGCCCACCCCATGTCGCCGGTGCGCGCCCAAGGTATCAACCTGGCTTTGCGGGATGCGATCGCAGCCGCCAACCACCTGATCCCGGTGCTCAAAACCACCGACGCAGCAGCCCCAGACCTCACCGCTCTCGATCGCGCTTTAGCCTGCATCCAAGCCGAACGCGAGCCTGAGATAATCCAGGCCCAAAAGCTCCAGGCCCACGAAGCCGGTCGGGGAGAACTACTGCGTCGCTCTGGAATTCTGCGCCAGGGGCTTAGCACCTTCTCCCCTATCCTTGGTCCCTTGGTTAAACAAGTTTGGACCCAGCAACAGCGGCCGCTGCGCGAAGGGATGACAACAGTACGGCTGCAATCTTAG
- a CDS encoding GntR family transcriptional regulator has translation MQFHIQPDSEIPASTQLYDQIWFAIASRQYPPGYRLPSTRQLAMQTGLHRNTISKVYRQLEDAGVVEAMPGSGIYVREQNSTDSARPQTVLWAEFPQARDVVETGLDELLRQGCSLNQARELFLAEIDWRLRCSARVLVTAPGQDIGAGQLMVRELESALHIPVQLVPLEELDTILAQTRSGTVVTSRYFISEAEAIAAPKSVRVIPVDIYDYKKELGLLKDLPKGTCLGMVSVSTGILRAAEVISYSLRGDEILLMSAQTDDPYKLNAVIHSAQTIVVFDEASLPTVKEAIAEAREDLIRPPKLIVCDNYIGEKSINLLKRELGLD, from the coding sequence GTGCAGTTTCACATTCAGCCCGATAGCGAGATTCCGGCGTCGACCCAGCTCTACGACCAGATTTGGTTTGCGATCGCATCCCGGCAGTATCCACCTGGCTATCGGCTGCCCAGCACCCGGCAGCTAGCCATGCAGACGGGCCTGCACCGCAACACCATCAGCAAGGTCTATCGTCAGCTCGAAGACGCCGGCGTGGTCGAGGCCATGCCCGGCTCTGGCATCTACGTGCGCGAGCAAAACAGCACCGACAGCGCTCGTCCCCAGACCGTGCTATGGGCCGAGTTTCCCCAGGCGCGCGATGTGGTCGAGACTGGGCTAGACGAGCTGCTGCGCCAGGGCTGCTCGCTCAACCAGGCGCGAGAATTGTTCTTGGCGGAGATCGACTGGCGGCTGCGCTGTAGCGCTCGGGTACTGGTCACCGCCCCGGGGCAAGACATTGGGGCCGGGCAGCTGATGGTGCGTGAGCTAGAGAGCGCCCTGCACATTCCAGTGCAGCTGGTGCCCCTCGAAGAACTCGACACGATTTTGGCCCAGACCCGCTCAGGTACGGTGGTCACCAGTCGCTACTTCATTAGCGAAGCGGAGGCGATCGCGGCTCCCAAGTCGGTGCGGGTCATCCCCGTCGATATCTACGACTATAAAAAAGAGCTGGGCCTGCTGAAGGATTTGCCCAAGGGCACCTGCCTGGGCATGGTCAGCGTCAGCACCGGCATTTTGCGGGCAGCGGAGGTGATTAGCTACAGCCTCCGGGGCGACGAAATTTTGCTGATGTCGGCCCAAACCGATGACCCCTACAAGCTCAATGCCGTGATCCACAGTGCCCAGACCATTGTGGTGTTTGACGAGGCAAGTTTGCCCACGGTCAAAGAGGCGATCGCCGAAGCCCGCGAAGACTTGATTCGCCCTCCCAAGCTAATCGTCTGTGACAACTACATCGGCGAAAAGTCGATCAACTTGCTCAAGCGCGAGCTGGGGCTCGATTAA
- a CDS encoding dienelactone hydrolase family protein has product MPSLVRTETIAIPSGDTEILAYLAEPSGPGRFGAVVVIQEVYGVNSHIREVAERLARAGYVAIAPHIYHRQAPSFEVGYTQEELELGRSYKQGTTAKELIMDVQGAIAYLYSKANVIPEGVGCLGFCFGGHVAYLAATLLQVKATASFYGAGIATMTPGGGDPTLSRTPEIKGTLYGFFGEKDPLIAADEVDQIEAALKDHGVPHQIFRYPGAEHGFFCDQRHSYHPEAASDAWEQVLQLFKTTLPTALQV; this is encoded by the coding sequence ATGCCGTCCCTAGTGCGTACCGAGACAATCGCTATCCCCAGCGGCGACACCGAGATTTTGGCTTACTTGGCCGAGCCCTCCGGCCCGGGCCGGTTTGGTGCCGTCGTCGTGATTCAAGAGGTGTATGGAGTCAACAGCCACATTCGTGAGGTGGCCGAACGGCTGGCGAGGGCGGGCTACGTAGCGATCGCCCCCCACATCTATCACCGCCAGGCCCCCAGCTTTGAGGTGGGCTACACCCAGGAAGAACTGGAGCTGGGCCGCAGCTACAAGCAAGGCACAACGGCCAAAGAACTGATCATGGATGTGCAGGGGGCGATCGCCTACCTCTACAGCAAAGCCAACGTAATCCCTGAGGGCGTCGGCTGCCTCGGCTTTTGTTTTGGCGGCCACGTTGCCTACCTGGCCGCCACCCTGCTCCAAGTCAAGGCCACGGCTTCCTTCTATGGAGCAGGTATTGCCACCATGACCCCCGGGGGCGGTGACCCTACCCTCAGCCGCACCCCCGAGATCAAGGGCACCCTCTATGGCTTCTTCGGTGAAAAAGACCCCTTGATTGCGGCTGACGAGGTAGACCAAATCGAAGCGGCCTTAAAGGACCATGGCGTGCCCCACCAAATCTTTCGCTACCCCGGTGCTGAGCACGGCTTTTTCTGCGATCAGCGCCATAGCTACCACCCCGAAGCCGCCAGCGATGCCTGGGAGCAGGTGCTCCAGCTATTCAAGACCACTCTGCCCACAGCGCTACAAGTCTAG
- a CDS encoding S-layer homology domain-containing protein yields MSNSFRLKSGTALMLALGLTVGAFTPVITAAPVVAQTQTQTQFSDVSANHWARQFITSLAGRGVIAGFPDGTFRPDEPVTRAQYAAMVRQAFSQSSVRTATTFVDVPADYWAAAAIREADMMGFLSGYPGNIFQPDQNIPRAQVLVSLANGLNYTASSQNSVSVYQDASSIPEYAVASLAAATERRLVVNYPNVQVLRPNQTATRADVAAFIYQALASQNQVATVNSPYIVGQQVAAQSSLPAGTVLTTNYAESNKIVVLPDETADLTLTVAQAITDSTGRVLVPAGSQVVGELRPSGNGSQFVAQELVLPGGQRLAINATSQTVTTTETVRRGATLGETLAGAVLGSGAAAAISRTTGDQSVGTLEVLAGTATGATLARLFGRDRVEVIAINPSQDLTLTLNQPLVLSAR; encoded by the coding sequence ATGTCTAATTCTTTTCGTCTAAAGTCTGGAACCGCTCTGATGTTGGCCCTAGGGTTGACCGTAGGCGCCTTTACTCCAGTGATCACCGCTGCTCCGGTAGTTGCCCAAACCCAAACTCAAACTCAATTTAGCGATGTGTCCGCCAACCACTGGGCGCGTCAGTTCATTACTAGTTTGGCGGGCAGAGGCGTGATCGCTGGTTTCCCAGACGGTACCTTCCGTCCCGATGAACCGGTGACCCGCGCTCAGTATGCCGCTATGGTGCGTCAGGCGTTTAGCCAGTCCTCCGTGCGGACCGCGACCACTTTTGTGGACGTGCCAGCTGACTATTGGGCCGCTGCAGCGATTCGTGAGGCCGATATGATGGGCTTTTTGTCGGGCTACCCCGGCAATATCTTCCAGCCCGATCAGAATATCCCTCGGGCCCAGGTGCTGGTTTCCCTAGCCAATGGATTGAACTACACCGCCAGCAGCCAGAATAGCGTTAGCGTCTATCAGGATGCCTCCTCGATTCCTGAGTATGCGGTGGCTAGCCTAGCCGCTGCTACAGAGCGGCGGTTGGTGGTGAACTACCCCAATGTGCAGGTCTTACGGCCCAACCAAACGGCAACTCGGGCCGATGTGGCGGCCTTTATTTACCAGGCCCTGGCTAGCCAAAATCAGGTGGCCACGGTCAACTCCCCCTACATTGTGGGGCAGCAGGTGGCGGCTCAATCCAGCCTACCGGCAGGCACAGTTCTGACTACGAACTATGCAGAGAGCAACAAAATTGTCGTGCTCCCCGATGAGACCGCTGATCTAACCCTGACGGTTGCCCAGGCGATCACCGACAGCACCGGTCGCGTCTTAGTGCCAGCGGGCAGTCAGGTAGTGGGAGAACTGCGTCCTAGCGGCAACGGCTCACAGTTTGTGGCCCAGGAACTGGTGCTGCCCGGCGGTCAACGGCTGGCAATTAACGCCACCTCGCAGACCGTGACCACGACGGAAACTGTTCGCCGAGGAGCTACCCTTGGCGAGACCCTGGCTGGAGCGGTGCTGGGTTCAGGTGCGGCGGCGGCGATCTCTCGCACCACTGGCGACCAAAGTGTTGGCACCCTAGAGGTCTTGGCCGGAACCGCCACTGGAGCCACCCTGGCCCGGCTCTTTGGCCGCGACCGGGTCGAGGTAATTGCCATCAACCCCAGCCAAGATCTCACCCTGACCCTCAACCAACCTCTGGTGCTGTCGGCTCGTTAA
- a CDS encoding ribulose bisphosphate carboxylase small subunit translates to MSYYLSPRFLEKLAVHITKNYLKLPQVKIPLLLGVHGRKGEGKTFQCELVYERMGIEVVHISGGELESPDAGDPARLIRLRYREAAELVRVRGKMAVLMINDIDAGAGRFDALTQYTVNTQLVNNTLMNIADNPTNVQLPGSYDENEIQRVPIIMTGNDLSTLYAPLIRDGRMDKFYWQPDRDDRIGIVGGIFEPDGLSSQDITLLVDTFPTQAIDFFGAVRAQIYNEQIRDFIYSVGLENVSRSVVNTTTPPTFRRPDFSISHLIEVGDRLVREQRRVDDMRLANEYNRVLQSGGASSAPNGSFYRAYDPNDNPAAEGTTEGNAAKVSSNGNGDAPQCPMPDSAQSTHSSTPPPSHPPTHPPSHPSTLPPEVRDQVNNILSRGYRLALEHVDQRRFQTNAWQSGPTISAQNAATASAEVERCLGDYAQDYVRLIGIDPKTKQRVMEQIIQRPKR, encoded by the coding sequence ATGTCCTACTATCTCTCCCCCCGCTTTCTCGAAAAGCTGGCGGTGCACATCACCAAAAACTACCTCAAGCTGCCGCAGGTCAAAATTCCTCTGCTGCTGGGGGTGCACGGCCGCAAGGGGGAGGGCAAAACCTTTCAGTGCGAGCTGGTGTATGAGCGCATGGGCATTGAGGTGGTGCACATCTCTGGCGGCGAGCTAGAGAGCCCCGACGCAGGCGACCCGGCCCGGCTGATTCGTCTGCGCTACCGCGAGGCCGCCGAGCTGGTGCGGGTGCGGGGCAAAATGGCGGTACTGATGATCAACGACATTGATGCTGGGGCCGGCCGCTTCGACGCCCTCACCCAGTACACCGTCAACACCCAGCTGGTGAACAACACCCTAATGAACATTGCCGACAACCCCACCAATGTTCAGCTGCCGGGCAGCTACGACGAAAACGAGATTCAGCGGGTGCCGATCATTATGACCGGCAACGACCTCTCGACCCTCTACGCGCCGCTGATTCGCGACGGCCGCATGGACAAGTTTTACTGGCAGCCCGATCGCGACGATCGCATCGGCATTGTCGGCGGCATTTTTGAACCCGACGGCCTTTCCTCCCAAGACATTACCCTGCTGGTGGACACCTTTCCGACCCAGGCGATCGACTTCTTTGGGGCCGTGCGCGCTCAGATCTACAACGAGCAGATCCGCGACTTTATCTATTCTGTGGGGCTCGAAAATGTCTCCCGCAGCGTGGTCAACACCACCACACCCCCCACCTTTCGCCGGCCCGACTTTAGCATCTCGCACCTGATCGAAGTGGGCGATCGCCTGGTGCGTGAGCAGCGCCGGGTCGACGACATGCGCCTCGCCAACGAATACAACCGCGTTTTGCAGTCGGGTGGTGCGTCCTCGGCCCCCAATGGCAGCTTTTATCGCGCCTACGACCCCAACGACAACCCCGCCGCTGAGGGCACTACCGAGGGCAATGCCGCCAAGGTATCTAGCAACGGCAACGGCGACGCCCCTCAGTGCCCCATGCCCGATTCGGCCCAGTCCACCCATTCCTCCACTCCCCCACCCTCCCACCCTCCCACCCATCCACCCTCCCACCCATCTACCCTCCCCCCCGAAGTGCGCGATCAGGTCAACAACATCCTCTCCCGGGGCTATCGCCTGGCCCTAGAGCATGTCGATCAGCGGCGGTTTCAAACCAACGCCTGGCAGAGTGGCCCTACCATCTCTGCTCAGAATGCGGCTACGGCTAGCGCCGAAGTGGAACGCTGCCTGGGCGACTATGCCCAAGACTACGTGCGGCTGATTGGCATCGACCCCAAAACCAAACAGCGGGTCATGGAGCAGATTATTCAGCGGCCCAAACGTTAA